ACGCTGTAGGCAACGCATTAATAGTAGCTGCATTTACCTTCTTACCAGTAGGATCATAGAACAGCTCCTCTCCTGTGGCAGGGTCTACGCCAGCCGACTTCCATCCCCAGATGGCAGATGTGCTCACCCCTGTTTGCGCCACCGCCTGATCCTCTCCTGAATACATCGGGGTATAGCCATTATTGAAACGCAGTATCTTGTTATTGTTGAAGCCTGTGTTAAATACAGTATTCCAGGAGAAGTTATCACGTTGCAGGTTAGTGCTGTTGATCGTCAGTTCAAACCCTTTGTTACGCATATCGGCAGCATTGACACTCATGGTACTAAAGCCGGTCTCCGGCGCAACATTGATACTGGAGATCATATCTTTAACGGTATTGTTATAATATTCTGCCACGATCTCCAGTCTTCCGAAGAGCGTTACATCGAGCCCCAGGTTCATTTTATAATTTTTCTCCCAGCTCAGGTCAGGATTAGGTGCAGCTGTACCATCGGGTACGGCGCCGGTATTCCCCTGATAATTACTACCACCGAATACATACAATCCACGGGCGGCATAACTACCTATACGACTGTTTCCGGTACTGCCATAGCTGGCACGCATACGCAGGAATGATAGTGTCCGGTTGTTCCGCAGTAAATTCTCATTGGAGATCACCCAGCCCACGCCCAGTGATGCATTCAGCGCCACCTGTTTGTCACCGCCAAATATGGACGACTTATCCGCTCTGATATTGACAGCAGTGTAATACTTTTTCTTATAATCATATGCCATCTGTGAATAATAGGATATTGTCGCGTTACCCATGGAAGAGGAAGCTGACGTCTGTGTAGCCGCATTGTTCAGGTTACGCAGTTTATCATAGGAAAAGCCTGTGCCTGTCCCCTTCAGCAGGTCTGTCTGCTGATCCTGTGCCTGTGTACCCGCAAGTATGTAGACATGATGATCCGGTGTGAGGTGCTTCTCATAAGCAGCCTGCAGAAAAGCGATCCATCCCAGGTTGCGGCGATCGAATACCTGCAGGAAACCATTGCGGGTACGACCCGTAGCATTTAATCCGGACAGGAAATTCACTTCCCTATTTGAATAGTAGTCAGCACCCACATTGGCCGTTACCTGCAATCCATCTGCGATCTTATAGGAAGCATTGGCGGAGCCTGTCATGGCAATACTTTTATGCCTGTCCTCATTCTGGTTCAGCACAGCAATAGGATTGGGTACATTCAAACCAGACAGCTCGTTGTAAGAACCGTCCGGGTTATAAGGAGAGATATTCGGCGGCAGCAGCACGTTATTATAAATATTCAACGCGTTCTGCGAGGTGATCGTCGGGCTCAGGTTCACTGCCAGTCGCATCCTGTCGCTGACCTCATGATCTACCCTGATACGGGCATAAATTTTCTCCAGGTCATTAGCTAGTGAACTGGCATGCTGTTTCAGGTAGCCACCGGATAAACGGAAGGTCGTTCCCTGTTTACCACCACTCAGGTCCATGTTCACGTTGTGGTAGCTGGCATTACGGTTTGTCAGTCCGAACCAGTCGGTATCAATAGTTTTACTGCCGGATAATTGTTCCGCCATTGCAGGTGTCATGCCGTTATTAATATATGTCTCACGTAACAGCTCGTAATACTGCGGACCGTTCAGGTATTTTATCTGATTGATAAAGGTGGACACACCGGTTTTATAATCGACATTCAGCCGCGTCTTTCCACTGGCACCTGCTTTGGTGGTAATGATGATCACACCATTAGCCGCATTGGCACCATAGATAGCAGAAGCTGCAGCATCCTTCAGTACAGAGATCGACTTTATGTCAGCCGGATTGATATTAGACAGCGGATTAAGGTAATTCTCGTTCGCAAAACTGCTATGTTCATCGCCACGTTGCTGCTCATACAGCGGTATACCATCAATTACATATAAAGGCTGCGTCGAAGTAGTACGGCCGCCGCCGATAGCCGTGAGTGAACCCTGTCCGCGGATGTTCACCTTCACGGGTGTGTTCAGTGACGTATTCGTTTCCACGTACACACCGGCCACCATGCCTTCCAGCATCTTGTCAATACTCTCGATGGGTCTGTCGGTTTGCAGGGCAGCGGCGTTCAGCTGGCTGATACTTCCCACGAATTCTTCCCTGCGTCTGTCTTTTGTATAGGAGCTGGTCACCACTACTTCCGCCATCTTCAGCGGATTATCCTGTAGTGTGACGGACATCCTGGTTTGCGATGTAATGATCACCTGCTGTGGTTCCATACCAATATAACGGAATATCAGTGTGAAGCTGGCGGGTCTTTCCTGCGGGAAGCGGAAGATGAACTCTCCATGGCTATTCGTAGTGGTCGCCTCTTTTGTTTCTTTGATGACAACACTGACACCAGGCAATGGCTGTTTGTCACTCTGGCTATACACCACACCGGCAATATTCCTGTCAGCGGAAGTCGTCTGTCTGTAAGCCGCTGTAATGGCGTTACCGATCTGCTTGTAGGTGGTATTCGACAAGCGGCCCAGTTGTTGTAATGCCTGGTCCAGCGGGCCTTTAAATTGCATAGTGACCAGCTGATCACCTTTCACCGTATTCTCATCATAGTTAAATGAGATACCCGTCTGTATTTGCAGACTGGCATAGATATTCTTCAGCGGCTGTTGTGTAGCGTCGATCCTGACAGCGTACTGCTGCCAGGGTTTGAGGCCCTGTGCGGTGACCTGCAATTGTGCAGTGAATAAGATAATAAGTCCCACCAGGCGATTGATGAACCGCCTCCGGATGCCTGCAATAATGTTGTTCATATGCTATACGCTTTTACGTAGCTGTCCCTGCATTTATGAAGTGATAAATGCTTTCATTGTCACTATTGTATAAATACTGTATCGTTTGCTATGCTGTATTGAAGGTCGTTGGCAAAGCAGATGCTGGCTACGACCTGTTTGTACCCGACATTATCAAAATGGCCGGTGTACTGCATGTTCATCACCTTAGACCGGTTGATGCAGGTAATGTTATAGAGTCGCTTCAGCTGTAATGCGATCTCCGGAAAATCCGCGTGATTGAAATAGAGTTTATTATCTCTCCAGCCCAGTTCTGCTGACCTGTCGAAGGTAGATTTCTCCAAAGTGGCCTCTGCTGCGTTATAGGTAATACTTTCATTTGGCACAAGAATGACGCCATCCGGATTGGTAACCGCTACTTTCACTTTACCTTCTACGAGCGCCACCCTGCTCTTACCGGATTCCGGATAATAGCTCATATTAAAGGAAGTTCCCAGTACTTTTACCATCATGTCTCCCCCCTGTACGATAAACACTCTATTTTCGTTGCGGGCAATGGTAAAAAAGGCCTCACCGTCCAGTTTGACGATCAGGGAGTCTTTTGCTGCTGTTATGGCGTACTGGATATTTGTACCGGCGTTCAGCTGGATCACAGATCCATCGGGCAGTTCAATGGTGGTACGCTGCGTAGGAGCGCTACTGAAAGACGTCCAGTTCAATGGTTGTGGTCTGCTACGGGTGCGTGCGGTGAACAGCCATATACCAGCCATCACCAGGATACCTGCCATTACTGCCGCAGCCGTAAAGGTACGCAGCCGGTGGCGGGGTGCAGGCGGTAATACCCGTTCCTGTGCGGTCGCGTCCACAGCTGGTTGCTGAGAGAGGAATGCCAGCATTCTGGCCTGTTCAGCGTCAAATTCATGTTGAGGGAGATGCCCGAGTAGTCTGGCCAGTATGGACTCTGCTGCCATGATCTCCGCCAGCTTATCCGGATTACACCTGATCCAGTGCTGCCAGAAGGCGACATCATGTTCATCCGATTGCTGAAAATACCTGATGAATGATTCATCCGCTGCAAAATCCTCCGCCTTGTAAAGTTTAAAATCCATGAAGCAACAATCCCTTTTATACCAGTGCAGCAAATGCCTCATTTTTACCCCGGATCACCGAACTTTTTTTCAGGAAAAGAGAAAAATCATGGGAGCAAGCAGTGTACGCAGGCATTTACGCATGATTTTCAGCGCTTCATGTAACTTATTATATATCGTCCGTGGCTGGAGGGAAAGTTGGGCGGCTATCTGTTCGTAGGTAAAATTTTCGTAGTATTTAAGACGTAATATCGCCTGCTGAGTGGCCGACAACTGGCTCATAAAGTGTCGCAGCTTAAAGGCCGTTTCTGCATCCTGCTCTGCGTTGACCAGCATATCTTCATAAGACTGCTCCGCCCCATGCTGTACATCAGATATTTCTTCCGCATTGATGCTCAGGACTTTTACTTCCTTCAGGATCTTACGCTTCAGATAGGTAAAGAGATACGCCCTGGGCTGTTGTACGAGTGGTAATGTCGCCCTGGCGGACCACAGCTCACAAAAGACCTCATGAATACAGTCTTTTACCACCTGGGAATTGTTGTGCACACGGAACCCGAATGTATATAATGGCTGATAGTACGCATTATATAACTCCATAAATGCGGACTGGTCCCCATTTATCATACATCTCCAAAGTGCAGGTGCATCCAACGGCAAATTATTTACATGACAAAATACAAAGAGGTTGCAAATCTCTCAATAGATCGGCTATAATATTTAGCGATCAGGGAAAAATATTTACGCAATCGGGAAAAATGCCGGCATTCGGGTGTCAACCTGACAAGCTATTATTAATACTGCCTTAACATTGTACTTCTATATTTGCTACCATCAAAACAGTGACCTGATGGCTTACTCTTCCCTGACTGAAATATTGCTCCAAGACTGGCTGACAGGTAATGACACCCACTTCAAGCCGTTATTTGAGTTCTATTCCCCTCGTCTGAAACGCTATGCAGCCGGTTTTACCGGCGACCGTAACACCGGGGAAGAACTAGCCATGAACGTGCTCCTGAAGGTATGGCAGCAAAAAGAACGGATCAGCCATATCCGCGATTTCGATAGCTACCTGTTTACAATGATGCGTCATGAGGTGATCAGCATGATACGCCGGAAAAGGACCATCACTGATGCGCTTAGTGACACCACCGACGAAACACCCGCCCCTGAAAACATCAATGACACCATCAGTTACCGGGAGCTTTTACACCGCTACCGCCAGTGCCTGGACAAGTTACCTCCCCGTCGCCGGGAAGCATTCATCCTCAACCGGGAAAGAGGTATGAGCTATGCGGAAATCGCTGCGACCCTGAATGTATCTGTCTTCACTGTTCAGAACCATATCGCCTCTTCTCTTAAACTAATGCGTACAGAACTGCATGACTATGCTGACTTCCTCCCTATCGTCGCTGTCATTTCCATCCCAATGTTAACTGTATATTAATTCAGCCTTACCGGATAGTTTGACCCTATGACACCTGTCGTCCTTTAGTACGAACAAGTTACTATGGCCAATCATCCACCCGGCAGCGAACAACTCGTCGCCTACTTTGAAGGTAATATCACTGACGCTGCCACCAGGGCTGCTATTGAAAGCTATATCGCTGCGGACACTGAGCCACAGAAGATAGAAGCGGCGATGCAGCAGGCCTGGAAAAACCTACCTGAACCAGCTATACCAGCAGCACCGGCCGACTGGGACAAATTCCGTATGATAGCGGGTATCCGTCAGCCGAAGACAGGCTTTATCCGTCCGATGCTGGCGGCAGCAGCTACGTTGTTGTTACTGGCATCCCTCGGTACTTTCTACTTTATCTCTCATAGCATGCAGCCTGCACAGGCTATTGTATGGCAGGAGGTATCTGCAGGGCCCCGTGAACTACGTAAAGTGCAACTGGCAGATGGCAGTACCCTCACGCTGTTCCCGGGGTCTGTTATCCGGTATAACAATCTGTATAATGAAAAGACCAGGGAAATCCGTCTGCAGGGGAGGGCGTATTTTGATGTGGCAGCAGTGGCCAATAAACCTTTCCTTGTCACTACCGGCCACTATACCACGCAGGTGCTGGGCACATCTTTCGATATTGCAGAAAGGACTGAGGAGAAAACGATCCGTATCGTACTGGTATCCGGGAAAGTGAGGCTGCTGAACGGAAGAAGGCAGCCGGTATCCGACCTTCAACCCAATCAGCAGCTTACACTACATACCGGCAATGCACAATATAATATCCTGCCTGTAGCCGCACAATCCACGATCAGCTGGACGTCGGGACGTCTCTCCTACGACCAGGTCACATTGGAAGAAGTATGCCGGGAACTGGCCGCCTGGTACGGCACGACCATTAAGATTCAACGCAAAGATTTAGGGACAAAGCGTATCACCGCCGATTTTGAACGGATGCCCTTACCAACCGTCATGCATATACTGTCAGAAACAGCTGGCTTTACGTATAGGGAGGTAGCTGACAAGATTGAACTGTATTAATGAGCGATCAGGGATTGGAGTCAGGAATTGAGTTGCTCTGGGCGGAAGACAATTCTTTATCACCCTATACTAACCATCATGATTGATTGCTAAATAAATAAAAACGCCCTGTAGCAGCAGGGCGCCTTTCGCAACTGACTGGTTTGTCAGCCAAGTAAACCTGTATGCAGGCTTGAACCACCTGCAATGAAATCAACTGTAAAGTAATGAAAACATTTTTAACGCATCGTTTACTGATGCTCTTTTTCCTGTTGACGGTCGGCAGCCGGCTCCTGGCACAGCAGCCACTCGAACGGATGATCACCTTCAAAGGCAGCACGATCACCGTACAGCAATTCATCCAGCAGGTAAAAGGTCAGCAGCAGCTGCAGTTTACCTTTGATGAAGATGTAAATGCCCTGCTTTCCCGTACAGTACACATCCGCAAAACGGCTGCATCCCTGAAAGAGGCCCTTGACTGGTTGTCAGCTGATGCGTCCATCCATTGCCGGATCCTCAACAACTATGCGATCCTTAGCGTGGCACCCACAAAA
The DNA window shown above is from Chitinophaga agri and carries:
- a CDS encoding FecR family protein, whose product is MANHPPGSEQLVAYFEGNITDAATRAAIESYIAADTEPQKIEAAMQQAWKNLPEPAIPAAPADWDKFRMIAGIRQPKTGFIRPMLAAAATLLLLASLGTFYFISHSMQPAQAIVWQEVSAGPRELRKVQLADGSTLTLFPGSVIRYNNLYNEKTREIRLQGRAYFDVAAVANKPFLVTTGHYTTQVLGTSFDIAERTEEKTIRIVLVSGKVRLLNGRRQPVSDLQPNQQLTLHTGNAQYNILPVAAQSTISWTSGRLSYDQVTLEEVCRELAAWYGTTIKIQRKDLGTKRITADFERMPLPTVMHILSETAGFTYREVADKIELY
- a CDS encoding SusC/RagA family TonB-linked outer membrane protein; this encodes MNNIIAGIRRRFINRLVGLIILFTAQLQVTAQGLKPWQQYAVRIDATQQPLKNIYASLQIQTGISFNYDENTVKGDQLVTMQFKGPLDQALQQLGRLSNTTYKQIGNAITAAYRQTTSADRNIAGVVYSQSDKQPLPGVSVVIKETKEATTTNSHGEFIFRFPQERPASFTLIFRYIGMEPQQVIITSQTRMSVTLQDNPLKMAEVVVTSSYTKDRRREEFVGSISQLNAAALQTDRPIESIDKMLEGMVAGVYVETNTSLNTPVKVNIRGQGSLTAIGGGRTTSTQPLYVIDGIPLYEQQRGDEHSSFANENYLNPLSNINPADIKSISVLKDAAASAIYGANAANGVIIITTKAGASGKTRLNVDYKTGVSTFINQIKYLNGPQYYELLRETYINNGMTPAMAEQLSGSKTIDTDWFGLTNRNASYHNVNMDLSGGKQGTTFRLSGGYLKQHASSLANDLEKIYARIRVDHEVSDRMRLAVNLSPTITSQNALNIYNNVLLPPNISPYNPDGSYNELSGLNVPNPIAVLNQNEDRHKSIAMTGSANASYKIADGLQVTANVGADYYSNREVNFLSGLNATGRTRNGFLQVFDRRNLGWIAFLQAAYEKHLTPDHHVYILAGTQAQDQQTDLLKGTGTGFSYDKLRNLNNAATQTSASSSMGNATISYYSQMAYDYKKKYYTAVNIRADKSSIFGGDKQVALNASLGVGWVISNENLLRNNRTLSFLRMRASYGSTGNSRIGSYAARGLYVFGGSNYQGNTGAVPDGTAAPNPDLSWEKNYKMNLGLDVTLFGRLEIVAEYYNNTVKDMISSINVAPETGFSTMSVNAADMRNKGFELTINSTNLQRDNFSWNTVFNTGFNNNKILRFNNGYTPMYSGEDQAVAQTGVSTSAIWGWKSAGVDPATGEELFYDPTGKKVNAATINALPTASGTVLGNRLPKFQGGIVNAFRIGPLTVTANIEYAYGSSVFLNKDIQSDGRNLNHRNQIVDLMQRWQQPGDITDIPKLYYPRTLVINSSRYLREITYLKLSNLSVNYQFPKSLLNRVAIENLSMYANVRNVFYWYKNDNGSDTRNGIAALRFLYPEMRSYTLGVRVGL
- a CDS encoding FecR family protein → MDFKLYKAEDFAADESFIRYFQQSDEHDVAFWQHWIRCNPDKLAEIMAAESILARLLGHLPQHEFDAEQARMLAFLSQQPAVDATAQERVLPPAPRHRLRTFTAAAVMAGILVMAGIWLFTARTRSRPQPLNWTSFSSAPTQRTTIELPDGSVIQLNAGTNIQYAITAAKDSLIVKLDGEAFFTIARNENRVFIVQGGDMMVKVLGTSFNMSYYPESGKSRVALVEGKVKVAVTNPDGVILVPNESITYNAAEATLEKSTFDRSAELGWRDNKLYFNHADFPEIALQLKRLYNITCINRSKVMNMQYTGHFDNVGYKQVVASICFANDLQYSIANDTVFIQ
- a CDS encoding RNA polymerase sigma factor, yielding MELYNAYYQPLYTFGFRVHNNSQVVKDCIHEVFCELWSARATLPLVQQPRAYLFTYLKRKILKEVKVLSINAEEISDVQHGAEQSYEDMLVNAEQDAETAFKLRHFMSQLSATQQAILRLKYYENFTYEQIAAQLSLQPRTIYNKLHEALKIMRKCLRTLLAPMIFLFS
- a CDS encoding RNA polymerase sigma-70 factor; protein product: MAYSSLTEILLQDWLTGNDTHFKPLFEFYSPRLKRYAAGFTGDRNTGEELAMNVLLKVWQQKERISHIRDFDSYLFTMMRHEVISMIRRKRTITDALSDTTDETPAPENINDTISYRELLHRYRQCLDKLPPRRREAFILNRERGMSYAEIAATLNVSVFTVQNHIASSLKLMRTELHDYADFLPIVAVISIPMLTVY